The window aaattaaaaaaaatcaactatttcaaatCTTTAAAAGAGAAGATCGTTAGTTCACGGTTGGCTTTCCTAGGGGTAacgctgggcgccatcacggccaaTAGGAGAAAATTGGGTTTTGttggttcacgtaggtctcacaagttatgatcAAGCTTAATAGAGTCTTTTGAATCGGtgcggagatgtctgtacttatcttcgagaggctatagggtgttaggaagcTACTCtatcttcatctcctatcgtgcagttgatggtatactaagtgcctttctcttattctctctcatGTCATGAGGTATTAAAAGTGAAGCCATACACTGTTGTCTATACTAAAGAACGTGATGAAGACGAAtaaagtgtgggttcttcgtatcatgtcacTGCACAAGGCGAGCACGGTGTTTCATCTCTAATGGAGGATGACGAGAAATTAGAGGATATTTCActgtgttatcacatatcctataatgatggggaccctcaagaagatgaagatgagaaagATGCTCTCCCGAAACTTGAAGAAGGGGTGAAGGCAACGAacgatgccttaaaagaagttaaccttgggaCAGATGAAAAGTCAAGGCCCAcatacctaagtgctttactagcaatcgatgagaatggtgtttgagttgctccggaggtaccaacttaggatgaatccattgaaatgtgcctttggagttacttctggaaagttccttggttacATTGTCCGACATCaagggatcgaaattgatcaagaCAAAGTAGATGCCATTTTGAAGATGCATGAGCCTCGCGATATTCATGAATTAAAAAGTCTGCAAAGAAAGCTAGCATatcttaggagattcatctcaaacctagctgggaggtgccaatCATTCAGTCGCCTCATGAAGAAAGGCGTTCCTTTTAAGTGGGACCAAacttgtagcaatgcctttgaaagcatcaaaacttacttgatgaagcctccgaTTTTGGGCCCCTATACCTGGAAAGTCGTTGATACTATATTTCAGCACAAGATAGGTTTGTTGGagcactgttggcccaagaaaatagtgaggggaaagaaaactctctttactacttgagcaagatgatgacaccaaacgagctgaattattcgccaattgaaaagttgtgtttggcgctagtcttctcaattcaaaagttgaagcactactttcaagatCAGGTTGTTCGTCTTGTTTCTAAATCAAATCCCATCAAATTCGTGATGTTaaaacctgttcttagtgatcgactagcgagatagtatgtcacaacccaaaatcctaacctatcgtgatggcacctatctcaatactagctaggcaagccgataacctcACTAAATCACAAtaatctcttaagtttgaaaatataatatttgaattccaTGGAAAACCTcacaatttcagatacaaaacactcccaaaactcggtgtcactgagtatatgagcatctaaataataacAAAGTCTAACAGATAAGAACACTATatgaaatatagaacaatacaataactgaaagaaaagagagtgaaggtctgcggacgccaagcaactaccttgatagtctccaacagataaattCTCAAATATGGAAACCGACGTATTCggaaatacttggatctgcacacgaggagcaaagtgcagtatgagtacaaccaactcaataagtaacaagactagcCTCttggctgaaagtagtgacgagctcaacaggtacagtTTGGTACAAATATATTAGTACAGAAATATAAGCATGCTTTccagttcaacagttaaactaaGTACAGGAAAAATAGATAAaatctgcatgatatgaggaatatgacatcactatatctacatgccaagatatatgttgtatgtgatgtaccacaatggaaacctcgtgtactcacactcccagaatactcaatcactcagtactatatatggACAATCAATCCCAAGGAAGATCAatcccaaatatatatgtatatccatcaactgaTAATTAATCattcagtactgtataaggctaaTCCAGACTAGAGGAAGATTCATCCCCAAATATCAAggattcagacaagatccatgtctagaaaaaatccatccctcaatataaatgcttccgGCAATATCCATGCCCAGGAAAAATCCATACCtctatataaatgcttcgggcaagatccatgcctagagaaaatccatccctcaatataaattcTTCGGGCTatatccatgcccagggaagatccatctctcaatatatatatatatatggtaagaTCCATgctcagggaagatccatcccagatatatatatatcaactgcgctcattgtggggggtgcagactccagaggggctccttcagcccaagtgctataatagccagatccaagcataaataaataaacatgttgtggcgcgcaacccgatcccataaatatcactcacaatctcCAGTCGCTCGGGCACTCAATAACAAGAAAAAAATCAACCCggcatgatgatatgatgtatcaatgaatgacaacagagactgagatatgatatgcaagacATATGTGACTTAgtacaaaattataaatttaaacaaataattcaacaacaatacgaCCCATGTAGGTCCATTTAAAGTAGATTTAGGTATTGAatcgtatattggattgttataattcaaagaacaactttctgtttctgggcaatttgcagttcaggcctatttggccttaagtgcataaaaACGTTGGTTGCAGTTCAGACCTGTTGGCCTTAAGTGCAGTTGAAGTGCAATTTtacacttcagacttattggccttagcaaaacgtttgttgcacttcagaccttttagccttaagtgcatctgaagtcaCTTCTAGAAATCCGCTAAACACCGACCAAAACAACtgaccaaagttagtcggttatagttaattaccgaccaaaacgcgaccatttatgtgtggacggtattttgacGGTTggaaaggcataccgaccaaagttggtcaaaAATTaccaaccaacgttggtcggtcaattaaattcaaaaaaacaaatattgcaaaaaataaccgaccaaagttggtcggtttttaattgtgtaatcaaaagatttaccATCTGGGAATTGAACCGGGGTTTGTACTGTGGCagaatactattctaccactagactatTGGTACATTTTATTTTCAggctgtcttttatttgatttatactctttaattatatttttgcaCGAAAAAAATAGATCAAAATTGGTCGATTTTTTAAAATGACTAGCCGAATTacccgaccaattttggtcgattttttaaatatttatttttatttattttaattgaaaaactaaccaaagttggtcggtttcttgaaaaataaattttgcgggactcaaaaatagtttcccgcatttttgctcCAAAGAAAAACGATCAAAGTTGGCCGGTTTcgtaaaatataattaaaaaataaaatattttgaaaaaccgaccaactttggtcgttttttggccggttttttgaccgaccaaagttggccggtcgaccttggtcggtttttgccgaatttcttgTAGTGAGcgcaatttttcacttcaagatttattggtcttaagtgtagcaaaacgtttgttgcacttcagaccttttggccttaagtgcatctaaagtgcaatttttcacttgagacttattggccttaagtgcatgaaatcattggttacacttcagacctatttggccttaggtgcatctgaagtgcaaattttcacttcatacttattggccttaagtgaatgaaaatgtttgttgcacttcagatcGTTTagtcttaagtgcatgaaaccattggttacACTTCACACATATttagccttaagtgcatctgaagtgtaaattttcactttagacttattggccttaagtgaatgaaaacgtttgttgcacttcagactttttgaccttaagtgcatctgaagtgcaaattttcacttcagacttattggtcttaagtgcatctgaagtgtaatttttttacttcagactattttttttaacttcaggCCCGATAAGTTtgaagttgatcgtaaagtggGTTCGCTTGCAAACGTTTTTGCAAAGTGGGTATAGGTTCAATTGTGACCCCAAAATCGGGTATAGATACAAAAGCCTCAAGTTCATTGGGCTTCAAGTGATGAACTCACTTCTTTAGGCCCaatatgtcatcttcctagacGTCCAGTTTGGTGCCATGCGATAAATGACGTGTCACGCCAAGTTAAACGGAAGAGCCTATAGGATCATGGCACATGTCAAAATGATGTGGAAACTTTTtcttaaaattaatatttaaaaaataacaaGATACCCATAAAAGCCAATATTTTGGTCCACCTTTTATGTACGGTAGACAAGCCAATTTAGTCACATAGTGCTAGCTCTCTGATATTATTTGTGGTCCATTTTATGTACAGTAGACATACTAATTTAGTTGCAGAGTGTTATCTGGTACGGTATTTTTTGTGGTACATTTTTATGTACAGTAGGCACGTCAATAGCACTTTTCATGCACATGCATGGTGTTATCTGTTTCTTATTACAAATGAAAAGCCCTTTACTATACAGTATAGTCTATACTAGGCCTGATAGCATATGGGTTGTAGACAACTTTTGGCGTTTGTTTTCAAAAAGTGTAGAAAATTACTTTGAAAATCTTATTCAAATTTTCCGAAAGACTATTTTGTATCAAACGTTATTAGCAAAAAGTTTAATTTAAATAGGGGCGGAACTCCTCGTAGAGTTAGAAAGCGTTAGTACTCTAAGCAAGGTTTAGTCAGATTGATCGGGCTCCCTCCAAATCTCAACCCTGACCGATGCCAGTAGTTCTTTTCTGAAAGGTTTTGTTAGGTTCTTATAGCAATCAACGACAAATTTCTTTTACTTTACATAGCATTTCGTCTAGTTGATAGATGTGTTCCCCTATCCCAACGTACGCAATTTCCATCACATTTCATTCTCTTATTGGTAAAATGACCAGCATTTTAATTCCAACTTTGCAAAAGTTCCTATATCATTGAAGGAACGTCCAGAATTGGTGATTATTTATGGAATAATACAATGATATTAGGCAAATTTCAAACACATAATAAGTTGTGGATCAAGTAGATAATTAACACTTAAATTAATGATTGTGGTACAATCAGTCAATTATCTTCTGCAAATCTTTATATATTAGCACAATCATTCTTTACTTATTGTTACAAACGTACCAAATTAGAAAAACGTGTACCGACAATTAATTGAAAAAAGGTAAATGAATACCCATCTAGGAGTATTAAACAATGATCAATCAAGATGAAACATCCTAGGTTTTAATAAAGCTCAGGTGCCAGGCGAGGCATAATTATCACTTCCACGGGATTTACCTTACGTATAGTTATACCTGCACCTTCCTTCATATCCAAGGGCTCGTCATTTGGAGTGCTGTAATTGAAACCCTGGATCAAATGTGCCATTGTTAAGTGTTCCACTTGCAATGCATAAGTCATCCCCGGACAAGATCGTCTTCCAGAACCAAACGGGATATACTCATAATGCTGACCACGAAAGTCAATACCTGCAGCGACAAATCTCTCTGGATCGAAATTATCAGGATTTGGCCAGAGTTTAGGATCGCGCTGCAGTTTCATAACATTTGCGAATAGTCTAGTCCCTTTAGAAATGTAATATCCACTAACAACACAATCCTCTATATTTTCATGTGGTACTAACAAAGGTCCCGGTGGATATAATCGTAACACTTCTTTAACAATAGCTTGGAGGTACACCAAATCCTTAATATCACTCTCTTCTACCCATCTATCCTTGCCAACTATTGTGTCTATCTCTTCTTGTGCTTTCTTCAAGGCATTTTGATTGTTGATCAGTAATGCCATACCCCAATTTATGTGAAGAGCAACTGTGTCCGCAGCATCCAAGACCAAACTCTGTGGACAAAATAGAATACAGTTAAAtacaaatgataattcaatatAAAAGTAGGTTAGCGTCATTATCTGCCGAACCTTGTTCTAGTTAGTATAGTAGTTGTCAAGTATGCACACCTCATTATACTAatgaatttgtttttttttctcaaaagtcacgAGGCACGCAACCTGATTCAAGCACCATTATTattagaaatagaaaaagaaaaacatgaaTGTATATTCAACAAGCAATCAAAGATTTTTTTCctaaaaaagagaagaagtccCTTTGCTTTCATTTTCGTTATGCTCAATGGGAGTAAAAAGGTTTTGTTCTATATATCAACGTGGTTGGGCAATTATAAGAGGTTAGATCTCATCTTTTACCATCAAAAGTTATATAATGATGAATATTCTTCTATCCCAAAGCCCGAGAAATCCTACTATATTTTTGCTATATATAATCATCCTTAATATTTAGATAGTCTAATAAAAAGGCAACTCGGTGTCTGCATTCAAGCAGAATTCGGGAGTGACAGATGAACTTACAAAAACTGTTGCTTTTATGACAGTATCACGAGAGTAACCTTCACCAAGATATTCATTACTCATTTTTGAAAGCACCACATCAATGAAATCTTGTTCATTCCCTTCTGCATTAACCtccattttttctcttttgttaaTATGTTCCTCTAACCAATTCTGAAAAACAGAATCTATATCCTTAAATGTCCTTTTCATAGCCTTAACATGCCCTTGAAAATCCACCCATTTAAATAATGGAATTGGAAATGCATCCCATAACACAAACTCCATTGATATAATCATAAAATCCTTAAACGCTTTCTTAAATCTCTCCACTTGTTCATCTCCTTTACCGGATTCATAATTTTTCCCAGCTATCATCTTCACGATGAGACCAAAATTCAATTCTTCTAACCAATCAGTTAAATTTATCGTACTCGAATTTCTATCAATTCGAGTGTATAAATTCTTAATGCTCGTTTGAATTCTGGCGAATCTCACGTGTTTGAATTTTTTGAGACGACTAGCTGAGAGAACTTCCTGAATAACTAATTTACGATTTTTTCGCCAGTAAGGTCCGTAATTTGCCAAAAATAGCATGGCATTATTGTAGCCAAGGTATTCGCCGTAAAGAAAAGCTGGACGATTAGAGAAAATGGCATCATTTGTAGAGAAACAGTCTTTTATAGCTTCGTAACTGCTTACAACTAACACAAGGGGAAGGCCTAGCCGAAAAGTGAAAACGGGGCCGTATTTGTCAGCTAAGTCTCCGAGTTTTCGAGCTAATGGACGGTCGTTGCCGTCGTCATTGAAGTGGAAAAGATGGCCAATTACCGGCCATCCTCCGGGGATTTTCGGTGGTAAGggttttgaaggtttttgagattTTTTTGTCCATAGGAAGTAGAAGAGAAATGTGAAGGTTACTAGTCCTACAATGGCTTCTATGGGAAAAACCATTATGGATTTTTAGAAAAGAACTTGGGAATCAAGCTATCACCAACTTCCTTTTTATATATAATTGTAAGGTGGTTAATACAATTATCGTACCCGAAATAAAAAATATTGATATTTTATATTCAGTTTTTTGGTTTTGACAGGGTAACTGGTTTAAGTTTTTAAAAGGCCAAATAAATAGACAAACCCTTAAAGTTGATATCAAAATTTATTTAGACACCTTAACTTTAACCTCAACTCCTTAAAGTTGATACCAAAATTCATTTAGATACCTCAGCTCACCTTGCACCCATCAGACACTTCAACATCACTCAAGTATACCTATTAAACACTTGAGTCACAATTTTTGTCAAAAAGGAGAGCGTGTTTTTATTATATGCTGATGTGAAAAGGGACCAATTAATGGGTGACACATGTAAAatacaaaagaataaaataaaacttaaaaggaaaagcaaaagacTTTaagccaaaaaaagaaaaaacttcctttCTGATTATCCCCTTTCCTTCCTTCATGTCCGACGTCGTTCCTTTCTGATTATCCCCTTTTCTTCTCCAttgtttctctcttttttttgttgcttttctgttgttttttcttcttcttcatctaaaCTCTAAAGAAAGACGAACATATTCAAGTTAGCAAGGGATATGAGCCATTTGGCTAGTGTTCTTGTTTTGCTTTTCAGACCAAATTATGCTAGAATTCATCATTTTCAGACCAAATTATGCTAGAATTCATATTATACAACCAAGTTCTTATTTTGCCACGCCTAAACAAATGACAACTATAATAGTGCCTCGACAAAATGAAGGAAACCAGCGATAAAAATCGATACCGATGACTCCTTGGATTCCTCCCGTAACAAAGCTTATCGTCTCAACTTGCTTTCCAATAAATTTATTGTTCCAAATCAAACACCAAACTCCTTGAAGacaagaaaattaaagaaaataacgCTTGATTTGAAGTGGGTTGTGTTGAATTTTAAAACTTAATTGGGTCAATTGACATTTTTTAAATATGTTGCACTTAGTTTTGGACTTAATTAGAAATAGTCCAACATTTTCGCTTCTGAGTTCTTGCCATATGAGTTCTTGCCGGATGgagcaaacattgatgaaatttttgGTGAGGGTGGAGTGAGGAAGAAGCAAGGGTGGTTGGTGGTGGCGGAGAGAGTGATGTTGTTATCAATTTCAAGATATTATTTTTGATTGTGTGtaattttgagttgtgtaaattttataatttttgtgaagAACAATGTTATCAAGAAGATTTAAGAAGAAAAATGGTGAGAAGCTTGAAAATATGAAGATGACTGATTCAGGCGACCAAGGAGAGTGAAGAAAaacaaagataataaataaaattatattttagttATTCATTCACGCGCGGGACCTGAAGTGAAACTCACTCTTTGTGCCACATGTGCATGAAGGGTTCAATAGGTACACTTCAGTGAGTGTTTGAGTGTCTAATAGGTACAAGAGTTAGTTGAGGTATTTAAATGGATTTTGCTGCCAACATTAAGTGATTTTCTATGTATTTGGCTAATTAAAATCCTTCGTGCTAAGTGTGTTAGTTCATTAGTTTTTATAATAATATCGAAATATATATTAGCTCACTTGATAAGTTCCCTGTCTTCCATTTCAGAAATAGCAGCGCCACAATCCCTTTTCAACCACAGCGGTAACTGTTTTTTTCTGTTTAAAGTCATCTTTTTTTCAATCATTTTCATTTTGATGGTCATGTTAGAACTGTTTTTATCATGAATTTGCTGGGCGTTAAAACAGTAAATCTGTTTTTTTGTGACTTAGGTTACGGATTCAAATCGTGGAACCACCCAAGACTCAATTATAATTGTTATTATGGTAGATTCCCATAAATTCATAGGTTACATTGTAAACCCGTCACTGATCTAAGATGTACAAACTCT is drawn from Nicotiana tabacum cultivar K326 chromosome 9, ASM71507v2, whole genome shotgun sequence and contains these coding sequences:
- the LOC107818797 gene encoding nicotine N-demethylase CYP82E4-like, which translates into the protein MVFPIEAIVGLVTFTFLFYFLWTKKSQKPSKPLPPKIPGGWPVIGHLFHFNDDGNDRPLARKLGDLADKYGPVFTFRLGLPLVLVVSSYEAIKDCFSTNDAIFSNRPAFLYGEYLGYNNAMLFLANYGPYWRKNRKLVIQEVLSASRLKKFKHVRFARIQTSIKNLYTRIDRNSSTINLTDWLEELNFGLIVKMIAGKNYESGKGDEQVERFKKAFKDFMIISMEFVLWDAFPIPLFKWVDFQGHVKAMKRTFKDIDSVFQNWLEEHINKREKMEVNAEGNEQDFIDVVLSKMSNEYLGEGYSRDTVIKATVFSLVLDAADTVALHINWGMALLINNQNALKKAQEEIDTIVGKDRWVEESDIKDLVYLQAIVKEVLRLYPPGPLLVPHENIEDCVVSGYYISKGTRLFANVMKLQRDPKLWPNPDNFDPERFVAAGIDFRGQHYEYIPFGSGRRSCPGMTYALQVEHLTMAHLIQGFNYSTPNDEPLDMKEGAGITIRKVNPVEVIIMPRLAPELY